A stretch of DNA from Nitrospiraceae bacterium:
TTGCCTGCAATTCACTTCCGATTTTAACATCCACTTCACAAGCATCCCTCACCAAAGAAGGACATGAAGCGCCGCTTCAAAACATAGAGACAGGCGGGCTAATAAGACCTCCGGGCGCACTTCCAGAGCCTGAATTCAGGGCTAAATGCATAAGCTGCGGAGTCTGCGTCAAT
This window harbors:
- a CDS encoding twin-arginine translocation signal domain-containing protein, which produces MSINRREFLKKAAIGGGALIACNSLPILTSTSQASLTKEGHEAPLQNIETGGLIRPPGALPEPEFRAKCISCGVCVN